Genomic segment of Mycolicibacterium sarraceniae:
CCGGCCGAGACGTTCGACTCGACAGTCACGTCGCCGAGTTGCGGGCCGAGTTGGGGGATTTCGAGGCCATCGAGTACCGGGCGCGCAAGGTCACCGAGGACATCGCGTTGGCGCTGCAGGGTTCCCTGCTTGTTCGCCACGGCCACCCCGCGGTCGCCGAGGCGTTCCTGGCCACCCGGATGGGCGGTAACTGGGGCGGTGCGTTCGGCACGCTGCCGGCCGGGCTCGATCTCGCCCCGATCCTCGAGCGCTGCCTGGTCAAGGGATGACCGAACTCACGACGATGACCTATGAGGTCACCGATCGAGTCGCCCGCATCACCTTCAATCGGCCGGATAAGGGCAACGCTATCGTCGCCGACACTCCGCTGGAGTTGGCGGCACTGGTCGAACGCGCCGACCTGGATCCGAAGGTGCACGTGATCCTGGTGTCGGGGCGCGGTGAGGGGTTCTGTGCTGGGTTCGACCTCGGTGCCTACGCCGACGGCTCGTCCTCGGCAGGCGGTGGCGATCGGCAGGGCAGCGTGCTCGACGGTAAGACGCAGGCGGTCAACCACCGGCCGGACCGGCCGTGGGACCCGATGACCGACTACCAGATGATGAGCCGGTTTGTGCGTGGCTTCTCCAGTCTGATGCACGCCGACAAGCCGACGGTGGTCAAGATCCACGGCTACTGCGTGGCCGGCGGCACCGATATCGCGCTGCACGCCGATCAGGTGATCGCCGCGGCCGACGCCAAGATCGGTTACCCGCCCACCCGCGTGTGGGGGGTTCCGGCTGCGGGCCTGTGGGCGCACCGCCTTGGCGATCAGCGGGCCAAACGCCTTCTGCTGACTGGGGATTGCATTACCGGTGCGCAAGCCGCCGAGTGGGGTTTGGCGATCGAGGCACCCGAACCGGCCGATCTCGACGAGCGGACCGAGCGGCTCGTCGAGCGCATCGCGGCCGTGCCGGTCAACCAGCTGATCATGGTGAAGTTGGCCATGAACACCGCGCTATACCAGCAGGGTGTGGGGACCAGTCGCATGGTCAGCACCGTGTTCGACGGTATCGCCCGGCACACTCCGGAGGGGCACGCGTTTGTGGCTGACGCTCGCGCGCAGGGGTTCCGGGAGGCGGTACGTCATCGCGACGAACCGTTCGGTGACTACGGGCGCCGCGCGTCGGGGGTGTGAGCGTGCCGCAATCGCTGGCCAAGATGACCGCCCGTTCGGTGGTGCTCAGCGTCTTGCTCGGTGCACATCCGGCGTGGGCGACCTCGGCGGAATTATTGCGACTGACATCGGATTTCGGCATCCGCGAACAAACCGTGCGGGTGGCGCTGACCCGGATGGTCGCCGCCGGCGACCTGGTGCGCTCAGACGACGGCTACCGGCTCTCCGACCGGCTGCTCAACCGCCAGCGCCGTCAGGACGGCGCTCTCTACCCGCGCACCCGTGACTGGGACGGCAGTTGGATCACCGTGGTCGTCACCGCAGTCGGCATGGATGCCCGGACGCGCGCTACACTGCGAAACACGTTGCAGATCAAGCGATTCGGTGAACTGAGGGAGGGTGTCTGGCTGCGGCCGGACAATCTCGACGACGAGTTGCCCGCCGAAGTCGCCAACCGGGGACGGGTGCTGCGCGCCCGCGACGCCGATCCGGTCGAGCTGACCCAGGTCTTATGGGATCTCGCCGGATGGGTGAGTACCGGTGATCGGCTGCTGGACGATATGGCCGCGGCCCGCGACGTTCCGGGACGGTTCCGCGCGGCCGCGGGCATGGTGCGACATCTGCTCACCGATCAGGTGCTGCCCACGGAACTGCTGCCGGTGCACTGGCCAGGGACCGAGCTTCGAAAGGCTTACGCAGACTTCGCCGCGGAACTGGGTGCGCGGCGGGATGAGGAACGACTGGTGGAGGCGAAATGACGGTACGGGTAGAGAAGAGCGGACCCGTGACGACGGTGATCCTGGACCGCCCCCAGGCGCGCAATGCCGTCGACGGCCCCACCGCCATGGCGCTGTTCCACGCCTTCGAGGAATTCGACCAGGACGAGTCGGCATCGGTGGCCGTGCTCTGGGGTGATCACGGAACCTTCTGCGCCGGAGCCGATCTCAAGGCGATTGGCACGCCCGACTCCAACCCCACCCATCGAAGTGGCCCCGGGCCGATGGGGCCCAGCCGCATGGTGTTGTCCAAGCCCGTGATCGCCGCGGTCAGCGGCTACGCGGTGGCCGGCGGCCTTGAGCTGGCGTTGTGGTGTGACCTGCGGGTCGCCGAGCAAGACGCGGTGTTCGGGGTCTTCTGTCGCCGGTGGGGGGTTCCGCTGATCGACGGCGGCACGGTGCGACTACCCCGGCTCATCGGGCACAGCCGGGCGATGGACCTGATTCTGACCGGCCGCGCCGTCGACGCCGACGAGGCGCTCGCGATCGGCCTGGCCAGCCGGGTGGTGCCCACCGGGCAGGCCCGCCAGGCCGCCGAGGACTTGGCGGCCGAGCTGGCCCAACTACCGCAGCTGTGTCTGCGTTCGGATCGCCTGTCGATGCTCAACCAATGGGGGCAATCCGAAGCCGAGGCCATGGACTTCGAGTTCGCCAGCCTGTCGCGGGTGGCCGCCGAGGCATTGGCTGGGGCACAACGATTCGCCAAGGGCGCCGGTCGACACGGTGCCGCCAACTGAACTCTGAAGCGCTTCGCCTGGCCCAGGGCCGCGGTGACGACATCCGGGTCATCGACGCCGACGACATGGTCTTTGGCACACTCGACTTCGGGGGTCTGACGGCCGACGTGTGTCACTTGTCCTACGGGACAGACTGTCCTGCGGCACAGACTTCCGTCACTGGCGCCCACAGATGTTCCGTCATGGTCTGCCATGGCACCACGTGGGCGTCGTTCATGAGTATGCAGCCTGCTCCAGCTCACATCTTGTTGAGCGTGTTGCCCGACCCGAGGTTGTTGACCTTCGGGTCGCCCGTGTAGCTGATGGTGTTGTTGAGGCCGACGACAGAGAGTTCCTTGTCGATCTGGTTGAACGTGATCTTGTTGTCGGCGCCGCCGATGTTCACCGAGGCGCACGAGCCCTTGACCGTCAGGGTGTTGTTCGAGCCCCCGACGTTGAGTGACTTGCCGTCGGCGCAGTCGATCTCCGCGGTGGTGCCGAACGAGCCGTAGTTGATGGTGTTACCCACCTCTACCTGGGCTCCCGACTCGCCGGCCGTAGCCGTGGGGGACTTGGAGTCCGTACTGGTGGATCCGCAGCCGGCCAGGGCAAGGGCAGCAAGAACGCCGACGCCGGCGATGAGGGTCGGGGAGTGCATCAGTATTTCCTTAGGGGAGGGTTCGCCGCACTTGTACGAGACCGTCTGATCCCAGCCGTACACCGTGATGTCATTGACGACGTTATCCGCCATGACCGTGTTCGACGACCTCTGGGTGGTCACCGATGTGCGTCTGTTTCCATCCAACCCGAGTTGGAGCCCGCGCGGTGGTACCTCGGTCAACTAGAGTTCTTCGTCGATCACCATTGAAGGGCTTGTGATGACATTTCAGCCGGAACCGGACTCGGCGGGTGGCCGGCCGCGTCCCGGCAGCCGACCCGCCGCCAGGTCCACCAAACTCAGTCGCGAGGTCATCGTCAACGCGGCGCTGACGTTCCTGGACCGCGAGGGCTGGGATGGGCTGACCATCAATGCCTTGGCCACCCAGCTGGGCACCAAAGGCCCCTCGCTATACAACCACGTGCACAGCCTCGAGGACCTGCGCCGGACGGTCCGTATGCACGTCATCGACGACATTTTGCAGATGCTCTCGACGGTCGGGCAGGGCCGCGTACGCGACGACGCCGTGATGGCGATGGCGAGCGCTTACCGCAGCTACGCCCACCACCATCCGGGTCGCTATTCGGCCTTCACCCGCATGCCGCTGGGCGGTGACGATCCCGAGTACACGGCCGCGTCGCACGCCGCCGCGGCTCCGGTCATCGAGGTCTTGACCTCCTACGGACTGGATGGGGATGATGCGTTCTACTCCGCGCTGGAGTTTTGGGCGGCGCTGCACGGCTTCGTTCTGCTGGAGATGACCGGCGTGATGGACGACGTCGACACCGACGCAGTGTTCTCCGACATGGTGCTGCGGCTGGCCACAGGCATGGCGCGGCGTGACAGCGCGCTCGGCTGAACCCATTACGGAGCGCCGATAACGGAGGGCGTCGGGAACCGATGCCGACATTCCCGTGTTGACCTGCAGTAAGGCGCCGTACACCGAGTTTGGAGGGGCGTGCCCCGCCTGGTATCGTAGAAGCTCGTGCCTGGCCGATAGGGGCGCAAGCGGGGACGCATGCGCGCACGCCGGGCAAATTCGCATGTCCAGTATGCATCGGATTGACCTGGTGCGCAGTGCTTGCGACACGCCCGGCAGCGGGGTACGCGGCGGGGCGAAAACAGCAGTACAGAGACGTGAACACCGCCGAAAGACGGACGAGAGATAGAAAGCCGGTAGATGCCAACCATTCAGCAGCTGGTCCGCAAGGGCCGCACCGACAAGGTCGCCAAGGTGAAGACCGCGGCCCTCAAGGGCAGCCCGCAGCGCCGCGGCGTGTGCACCCGCGTGTACACAACCACGCCGAAGAAGCCGAACTCGGCACTTCGCAAGGTGGCGCGCGTGAAGCTGACGACCGGCGTCGAGGTCACCGCCTACATCCCGGGCGAAGGCCACAACCTGCAGGAGCACTCGATGGTGCTGGTGCGCGGCGGCCGTGTGAAGGACCTCCCCGGCGTTCGCTACAAGATCATCCGCGGTTCGCTGGACACCCAGGGTGTCAAGAACCGCAAGCAGGCCCGTAGCCGTTACGGCGCGAAGAAGGAGAAGAGCTAATGCCGCGCAAGGGCCCCGCACCCAAGCGTCCGCTCGTCAACGATCCGGTCTACGGGTCGCAGCTGGTCACCCAGCTGGTCAACAAGGTGCTGCTGGACGGGAAGAAATCCCTGGCCGAGCGCATTGTTTATGGTGCGCTGGAGCAGGCTCGTGACAAGACCGGCACCGATCCGGTCGTCACCCTGAAGCGCGCTCTGGACAACGTCAAGCCCGCCCTCGAGGTGCGCAGCCGTCGTGTCGGTGGCGCCACCTATCAGGTGCCGGTCGAGGTTCGTCCCGATCGCTCGACCACGCTGGCCCTGCGCTGGCTGGTCAGCTTTTCCAAGGCGCGCCGCGAGAAGACCATGGTCGAGCGGCTGGCCAACGAGATCCTCGACGCCAGCAATGGCCTGGGTGCCGCCGTCAAGCGGCGAGAGGACACCCACAAGATGGCCGAGGCGAACCGGGCCTTCGCGCACTACCGCTGGTGATTGCACGTCGCCGCGGGCACGCGAACCGGCTGCGCGCGGCGGCCACTAAATACACCGAACTGAGAACCGAAAGAGTGGGAATTTAGCCGTGGCACAGGACGTGCTGACTGACCTGAACAAGGTCCGCAACATCGGCATCATGGCGCACATCGATGCCGGCAAGACGACGACGACCGAGCGCATCCTCTTCTACACCGGTATCTCGTACAAGATCGGTGAGGTGCACGACGGTGCCGCCACGATGGACTGGATGGAGCAGGAGCAGGAGCGGGGTATCACCATCACCTCGGCTGCGACCACCTGCTTCTGGAACGACAACCAGATCAACATCATCGACACCCCCGGCCACGTCGACTTCACCGTCGAGGTAGAGCGCTCGCTGCGTGTGCTGGACGGTGCCGTCGCCGTCTTCGACGGCAAGGAAGGTGTGGAGCCGCAGTCCGAGCAGGTCTGGCGCCAGGCCGACAAGTACGACGTCCCACGCATCTGCTTCGTCAACAAGATGGACAAGCTGGGGGCTGACTTCTACTTCTCGGTGCAGACCATGAAGGATCGCCTCGGCGCGAACGTGGTCCCGATCCAGCTGCCGATCGGTTCCGAAGGTGACTTCGAGGGCATTGTCGACCTGGTTGAGATGAAGGCCAAGGTCTGGCGCGGCGAGACGAAGCTCGGTGAGAAGTACGACGTCGTCGACATCCCGGCCGACCTGCAGGAGAAGGCCGAGGAGTTTCGCACCGCGATGATCGAGGCCATCGCCGAGACCGACGACGACCTGATGGAAAAGTACCTGGGTGGCGAAGAGCTCACGATCGACGAGATCAAGGCCGGTCTGCGCAAGCTGACTGTCACCAGCGCCGGCTACCCGGTGCTGTGCGGTTCCGCGTTCAAGAACAAGGGCGTGCAGCCCATGCTCGACGCGGTCATCGACTACCTGCCGACCCCGCTGGACGTCGCGGCCGCCGAAGGCCACCGCCCGGGCAAGGAAGACGAGATCGTCCTGCGCAAGCCGTCGGCGGCCGAGCCGTTCTCCGGGCTGGCGTTCAAGGTTGCCACGCATCCGTTCTTCGGCAAGCTGACCTACGTCCGGGTGTACTCGGGCAAGGTCGACTCCGGCGCGCAGGTCATCAACTCGACCAAGGGCAAGAAGGAGCGGCTGGGCAAGCTGTTCCAGATGCACTCCAACAAGGAGAATCCAGTCGAGACGGCGTCCGCCGGCCATATCTACGCGGTCATTGGACTCAAGGACACCACCACCGGTGACACCCTGAGTGATCTGAATGACCAGGTCGTGCTGGAGTCGATGACGTTCCCGGATCCGGTCATCCAGGTCGCCATCGAGCCCAAGACCAAGAGTGACCAGGAGAAGCTGTCCCTGGCCATCCAGAAGCTGGCCGAGGAAGACCCGACCTTCAAGGTCAACCAGGACCACGAGACCGGCCAGACCATCATCGGTGGCATGGGCGAGCTCCACCTGGACATCCTGGTCGACCGCATGCGGCGCGAGTTCAAGGTCGAGGCCAACGTCGGTAAGCCGCAGGTGGCCTACAAGGAGACCATCAAGCGGGCCGTCGACAAGGTCGAGTTCACCCACAAGAAGCAGACCGGTGGTTCCGGCCAGTTCGCGAAGGTCCTGGTCAGCATCGAGCCGTTCGTCGGCGAAGACGGCGCAACCTACGAGTTCGAGAACAAGGTCACCGGTGGCCGCATCCCGCGCGAGTACATCCCGTCGGTGGATGCCGGCGCCCAGGACGCCATGCAGTACGGCGTGCTCGCCGGCTATCCGTTGGTGAACCTGAAGCTGATCCTGCTCGACGGTGCGTACCACGACGTCGACTCGTCGGAAATGGCGTTCAAGATCGCCGGCTCTCAGGTGCTGAAGAAGGCTGCGGCGCAAGCGCAGCCGGCCATCCTGGAACCGATCATGGCCGTCGAGGTCACCACCCCCGAGGATTACATGGGTGACGTGATCGGCGACCTGAACTCCCGCCGTGGTCAGATCCAGGCCATGGAAGAGCGCAGCGGTGCGCGCGTCGTCAAGGCGCAGGTGCCGCTGTCGGAGATGTTCGGCTATGTCGGCGACCTTCGGTCGAGGACGCAGGGCCGGGCTAATTACTCCATGGTGTTCGACTCGTACGCCGAAGTTCCGGCGAACGTGTCGAAGGAGATCATCGCGAAGGCGACGGGTCAGTAATCCGTTGCTCTGGCAACACAACTGAAAACAATTTCTACCCAGCACATCTGCTTAACCAAAGCAACAACAAGTCCAGGAGGACACAGAAGTGGCGAAGGCGAAGTTCGAGCGGACGAAGCCGCACGTCAACATCGGGACCATTGGTCACGTTGACCACGGCAAGACGACGCTGACTGCAGCAATCACCAAGGTTCTGCACGATAAGTACCCGACGCTGAACGAGTCGCGCGCATTCGACCAGATCGACAATGCGCCCGAGGAGCGTCAGCGCGGTATCACCATCAACATCTCCCACGTGGAGTACCAGACCGAGAAGCGTCACTACGCGCACGTCGACGCCCCCGGCCACGCTGACTACATCAAGAACATGATCACCGGCGCCGCCCAGATGGACGGTGCGATCCTGGTGGTCGCCGCCACCGACGGTCCGATGCCGCAGACTCGTGAGCACGTGCTGCTGGCCCGCCAGGTCGGCGTCCCCTACATCCTGGTGGCGCTGAACAAGGCCGATATGGTCGACGACGAAGAGCTCCTCGAGCTCGTCGAGCTGGAGGTCCGCGAACTGCTGGCCGCCCAGGATTTCGACGAGGACGCGCCGGTCATCCAGGTGTCCGCGCTCAAGGCGCTCGAAGGCGACCCGAAGTGGGTCAAGTCGGTCGAGGATCTGATGGACGCCGTTGACGCGTCGATCCCGGACCCGGTCCGCGACACCGACAAGCCGTTCCTGATGCCCGTCGAGGACGTCTTCACGATCACCGGCCGCGGCACCGTGGTCACCGGTCGTGTCGAGCGTGGCGTGGTCAACGTGAACGAGGAAGTCGAGATCGTCGGTATCAAGCCGACCGTCACGAAGACCACGGTCACCGGTGTCGAGATGTTCCGCAAGCTGCTCGACCAGGGCCAGGCAGGCGACAACGTCGGCCTGCTGGTCCGTGGTGTCAAGCGTGAGGACGTCGAGCGTGGCCAGGTTGTGGTCAAGCCCGGCACCACCACGCCGCACACCGAGTTCGACGGTAGCGTCTACATCCTGTCCAAGGACGAGGGCGGCCGCCACACGCCGTTCTTCAACAACTACCGCCCGCAGTTCTACTTCCGTACCACGGACGTGACCGGCGTAGTGACCCTCCCCGAGGGCACCGAGATGGTGATGCCCGGTGACAACACCGACATCTCCGTCAAGCTGATCCAGCCTGTCGCCATGGATGAGGGCCTGCGTTTCGCGATCCGTGAAGGTGGCCGTACCGTCGGTGCCGGCCGGGTCACCAAGATCCACAAGTGATCTGAACTAGTACCGCGGAAGCGGCGCTCACCTTCGGGTGGGCGCCGCTTTTTCGTGTGTCCGAGCCCGGCTCATGCCCTCGATACGGTGCTACGCTTCGGCATCTCACACAGGGGCAGGTGGACGACAGCGAATTCGAGCCGCGGGCGTCCCCGCCGTCGATTCTGATCGTCGGCGTGGGTGTGGTCGTCGCGGCGGCGCTGGGCCGCGGCGCGCTCCGGGTGGCGGCGGCCACTGCACGAGCTGCCGGATCATTCGGGATCCGGTCGCCTACTGAGCCCACTCACTCACCGCCTCCGGCGGTTCCTAGAACACGTTCCAGTTAGATTGCTAGCCTGGCGGGAGCTGATCGAAAGGACCATTGATGACGACATCGTCGGGGACGCTCGAAGGACGAGTGGCATTCGTGACCGGGGCCGCCCGCGGCCAGGGTCGCGCCCATGCGGTACGGCTGGCTCGTGAGGGCGCCGATGTCATCATCTCCGATATCTGCGGGCCGGTCAGCGACACGATTCCGTACCCCGGCACCACCCCCGAGGACCTGAGCGAGACGGTGCGGCTGGTAGAGGCGCAGGGCCGCAAGGTGCTGGCCCGTGAGGTCGATGTGCGCGACGATGCCGCGGTCCGCCAGCTGGTGGCCGACGGTGTCGAGCAGTTCGGGCGGCTCGACATCCTGGTGGCCAATGCCGGTGTGCTGTCCTGGGGCCGGCTGTGGGAGCTGACCGACGAGCAGTGGAACACCGTCATCGATGTGAACCTCACCGGTACCTGGCGGACGTTGCGTGCCGTGGTCCCCGCGATCATCCAGGCGGGCAACGGCGGTTCGATCATCGTCGTGAGCTCATCGGCTGGGGTCAAGGCCACCCCCGGAAACAGTCACTACGCCGCGTCGAAGCACGGCCTGACCGCCCTGACCAATTCCCTTGCCCTGGAGGTCGGCGAGTACGGCATCCGGGTCAATTCGATCCATCCTTACTCGGTGGCCACCCCGATGACCGAAAATGACGCCATGATGGGCGTTTTCGCGGCACACCCCAGTTTCTTGCACGGTTTCGCGCCGATGCCGTACCTCCCGACCGGCCAGGGTGCGGCGGGCAAGCTGACCGATTTCATGAACGTCGACGAGGTCGCCGATGTGGTGGTCTGGCTGGCCGGCGACAATTCGGCCACGCTGTCCGGCTCGCAGATCAGCGTCGACCGCGGTGTGATGAAGTACTAGCTCTCAGCCCGGTAGCACCAATACCGGAACGGGGCTGTGCCGCATGATCTTCGAGCCGCGCGACCCCAGGAAGACTCGGGCGATGCCGTCACGCGGTGAGGTGCCCAGCGCCAGCACCTCACCGTCCTCCCAGGCGGCGGCGTCCAGGGCTTGATCCCAGCCGTTGCCGCTGACCACCTGAAGCAGGACGTCCTCATCCACCACACCGTCGGTGCGGAGCTGCGCGAGCGCCTCGCGGGCATGCGCTTCCCAGGCGGCCAGGATCGAATCTTCGGCGTGCAGACCGACTTCCGGCGGATACATGGTGCGGCCACGCACCGCAAAGGTGATCACCCGCAACGGCACCTCGAACTGCTTGGCGAGGGTGGCGACCCGCTTGACCACTTCGACCGCCTCCGGTGTGCCCGGGTAGCCGCACGTGATGCGGCTCAGCACCGGGGTTCGTGAACTTCGGTAGCCGCGCGGGGCGATGGTCAGTGGTACCGGCGCCGAGTGCAGCAGCCGGTCGGCGGTCGATCCCACCACGACCTGACCGAGCTGGCCATTAGCGGAGGAGCCCAACACCAACAGCTGGGCGTCGAGTTCGTCGACCACCTGCACGAGCCCGCCGGACACCGAGCGATGAGCTTGGCTGCGGTAGACGATGTCGACGCCATCGGACAGGGCGGCCAGATACCGTTGCGCTTCCTTGGCGGAGTCGGCGGCGAGTTGGTCTGCCCAGAGGGCATATTCGGCATCGATACGGGCCGGCGACGGTGTGGTCCACGGTTTGGGGACCACGGTGGCCACCGTCAGCGATGTGTGCAACGTGCGTGCGGCGCCCAGCGCCAGGTTCAGCGGCGCGGTACCGCTTTTACCCGCGAGGTAACCGACGACGACCGTCATGACGGCTCCTGCGGCGGCTTGACGACCTCGACATCCTCGACTCCCGTTGTGGCACTGGCAATCACACCGTCGCTGCGATTGTTGAGTGCACTGTGGTGGCGGCCCCAGACGAAGTAGAACACCAGAACGACAGCGACCCAGCCGGAGAACGCGATCCAGGTGTACCAGTGCAGGCTGTACAGGATGTAGCCGCAGGCCAGTACCGAGAGCACGGGTGTCACCGGGTAGCCGGGCACTTTGAACCCGCGGGGCAGGTCGGGTTCGCGGATTCGCAGCAGGACCACTCCGACCGAGACCACGATGAAGGCAACCAGGGTGCCGATCGACACCATGTCGGCCAGGTAGTCCAGCGGGATGACGCCGGCGAGGATGCTCACCACGATCGCCACGATGATCGTGTTGTTGACCGGAGTCATGCTGCGTGGGTTGACTTTGGCGAACATCGGCGGCAGCAGCCCGTCGCGGCCCATGGCGAACAGGATGCGGGTCTGGCCGTACAGCGTTATCAGCGTCACCGAGAAGATCGAGATGACCGCGCCGGCGGCCAGCACCGTGCCCCAGTGCTGGGCGCCGGTGACGGTGTCCAGGATGGTGGCCAGTCCGGCCTCCTGGCCCTCGAAGTAAGTCCACTGCTGCGCACCAAGGGCGGCGACCGTGACCAGCATGTAGACCACCGTCACGGTGATCAGTGCGGCGAGGATCGCGCGCGGCATGGTCTTCTGCGGATCCTTCACTTCGTCGCCTGCGGTGGAAACCGCGTCAAGGCCGATGTAGGAGAAGAAGATCGTTCCGGCGGCCGACCCGATGCCCGCGGCGCCCAGTGGCGCGAAATCGGCGAAGCGGTTGGCATCGAATGCGGTGAACGCGATCACCGCGAACATCACCAGCACGCCCAGCTTGATCAGCACCATGATCGTGTTGACCGTGGCGGACTCGCTGGCACCGCGGATTAGCAACAGTGCACACATGGTGACCAGGAATACCGCGGGCAGGTTGATGATCCCGGGCGTGGTATCCCAGGGGGCGGCGGAAATCGCTTGTGGCAGATGGTGTCCGAAGAAATTGTCGAGGAGTTTGTTGACGTACTGACTCCAGCCGACGGCTACCGCGGCGGTGGACACGCCGTATTCGAGCAGTAGGCAGGCGGCCACTCCCATCGCGACGACTTCGCCGAGCGTGGTGTAGGCGTAGGAGTAGGTGGAGCCGGAAACGGGGACCGCCGAAGCCAGTTCGGCGTAACAGACGGCGGCCAGACCGGCCGCGATACCGGCGATGAGGAACGAGACCACGACGCCGGGACCGGCCTCTGGAACCGCAGCGGACAACACGAAGAAGATGCCGGTGCCGACGGTGGAACCGACACCGAACATCGTTAGCTGGAACGTGCCGATACTTCGTTTCAGGTGATCGGAGGCACCCTGTGCGACAGGGGCGCCGAGCACCGGCCGCCGGCGGAGCATCTGCTCAGTCAGATTGATCGACGGTGCCGACATGTGCGCTCCTCAAGTCGCGGCGATGTAGCCGATTATGAGCCTGCCTCGGCCAGCACGCTTGCAAACTGCGCAACAGCCCAGTCGATCTCCTCGGCGGTGATCACCAGCGGGGGAGCGAATCGCAGCGTCGAGCCGTGGGTGTCCTTGACCAACACCCCTCGTTCGGCCAGCGCCAAGCTCAGTTGTTTACCGGTCCCCAGGCGGGTGTCGATGTCGACCCCGGCCCACAGTCCCATGCCGCGCACGGCGAGCACACCCGCGCCCATCAGTGACCGCAGCCGTGCATGGAGATGTAGCCCGAGTTCGGCGGAGCGGGACTGGAATTCGCGGCGCCGCAGGATCTCGATCACCGTGGATCCGATGGCCGCCGCCAGCGGGTTGCCGCCGAATGTGGAACCGTGCTCACCCGGGTGCAGCACCCCCAGGATGTCGCGGTCGGCGACGACCGCCGACAGCGGAACGACTCCGCCGCCGAGCGCCTTGCCGAGCAGATAGATGTCGGGTACCACGCCCCAGTGGTCACAGGCGAAGGTGTGACCAGTGCGCGCCAGGCCGGACTGAATCTCGTCGGCGACCAAC
This window contains:
- a CDS encoding crotonase/enoyl-CoA hydratase family protein, which gives rise to MTELTTMTYEVTDRVARITFNRPDKGNAIVADTPLELAALVERADLDPKVHVILVSGRGEGFCAGFDLGAYADGSSSAGGGDRQGSVLDGKTQAVNHRPDRPWDPMTDYQMMSRFVRGFSSLMHADKPTVVKIHGYCVAGGTDIALHADQVIAAADAKIGYPPTRVWGVPAAGLWAHRLGDQRAKRLLLTGDCITGAQAAEWGLAIEAPEPADLDERTERLVERIAAVPVNQLIMVKLAMNTALYQQGVGTSRMVSTVFDGIARHTPEGHAFVADARAQGFREAVRHRDEPFGDYGRRASGV
- a CDS encoding PaaX family transcriptional regulator C-terminal domain-containing protein, giving the protein MTARSVVLSVLLGAHPAWATSAELLRLTSDFGIREQTVRVALTRMVAAGDLVRSDDGYRLSDRLLNRQRRQDGALYPRTRDWDGSWITVVVTAVGMDARTRATLRNTLQIKRFGELREGVWLRPDNLDDELPAEVANRGRVLRARDADPVELTQVLWDLAGWVSTGDRLLDDMAAARDVPGRFRAAAGMVRHLLTDQVLPTELLPVHWPGTELRKAYADFAAELGARRDEERLVEAK
- a CDS encoding crotonase/enoyl-CoA hydratase family protein, coding for MTVRVEKSGPVTTVILDRPQARNAVDGPTAMALFHAFEEFDQDESASVAVLWGDHGTFCAGADLKAIGTPDSNPTHRSGPGPMGPSRMVLSKPVIAAVSGYAVAGGLELALWCDLRVAEQDAVFGVFCRRWGVPLIDGGTVRLPRLIGHSRAMDLILTGRAVDADEALAIGLASRVVPTGQARQAAEDLAAELAQLPQLCLRSDRLSMLNQWGQSEAEAMDFEFASLSRVAAEALAGAQRFAKGAGRHGAAN
- a CDS encoding DUF3060 domain-containing protein; translation: MADNVVNDITVYGWDQTVSYKCGEPSPKEILMHSPTLIAGVGVLAALALAGCGSTSTDSKSPTATAGESGAQVEVGNTINYGSFGTTAEIDCADGKSLNVGGSNNTLTVKGSCASVNIGGADNKITFNQIDKELSVVGLNNTISYTGDPKVNNLGSGNTLNKM
- a CDS encoding TetR/AcrR family transcriptional regulator — protein: MTFQPEPDSAGGRPRPGSRPAARSTKLSREVIVNAALTFLDREGWDGLTINALATQLGTKGPSLYNHVHSLEDLRRTVRMHVIDDILQMLSTVGQGRVRDDAVMAMASAYRSYAHHHPGRYSAFTRMPLGGDDPEYTAASHAAAAPVIEVLTSYGLDGDDAFYSALEFWAALHGFVLLEMTGVMDDVDTDAVFSDMVLRLATGMARRDSALG
- the rpsL gene encoding 30S ribosomal protein S12, producing MPTIQQLVRKGRTDKVAKVKTAALKGSPQRRGVCTRVYTTTPKKPNSALRKVARVKLTTGVEVTAYIPGEGHNLQEHSMVLVRGGRVKDLPGVRYKIIRGSLDTQGVKNRKQARSRYGAKKEKS
- the rpsG gene encoding 30S ribosomal protein S7, translating into MPRKGPAPKRPLVNDPVYGSQLVTQLVNKVLLDGKKSLAERIVYGALEQARDKTGTDPVVTLKRALDNVKPALEVRSRRVGGATYQVPVEVRPDRSTTLALRWLVSFSKARREKTMVERLANEILDASNGLGAAVKRREDTHKMAEANRAFAHYRW
- the fusA gene encoding elongation factor G codes for the protein MAQDVLTDLNKVRNIGIMAHIDAGKTTTTERILFYTGISYKIGEVHDGAATMDWMEQEQERGITITSAATTCFWNDNQINIIDTPGHVDFTVEVERSLRVLDGAVAVFDGKEGVEPQSEQVWRQADKYDVPRICFVNKMDKLGADFYFSVQTMKDRLGANVVPIQLPIGSEGDFEGIVDLVEMKAKVWRGETKLGEKYDVVDIPADLQEKAEEFRTAMIEAIAETDDDLMEKYLGGEELTIDEIKAGLRKLTVTSAGYPVLCGSAFKNKGVQPMLDAVIDYLPTPLDVAAAEGHRPGKEDEIVLRKPSAAEPFSGLAFKVATHPFFGKLTYVRVYSGKVDSGAQVINSTKGKKERLGKLFQMHSNKENPVETASAGHIYAVIGLKDTTTGDTLSDLNDQVVLESMTFPDPVIQVAIEPKTKSDQEKLSLAIQKLAEEDPTFKVNQDHETGQTIIGGMGELHLDILVDRMRREFKVEANVGKPQVAYKETIKRAVDKVEFTHKKQTGGSGQFAKVLVSIEPFVGEDGATYEFENKVTGGRIPREYIPSVDAGAQDAMQYGVLAGYPLVNLKLILLDGAYHDVDSSEMAFKIAGSQVLKKAAAQAQPAILEPIMAVEVTTPEDYMGDVIGDLNSRRGQIQAMEERSGARVVKAQVPLSEMFGYVGDLRSRTQGRANYSMVFDSYAEVPANVSKEIIAKATGQ
- the tuf gene encoding elongation factor Tu produces the protein MAKAKFERTKPHVNIGTIGHVDHGKTTLTAAITKVLHDKYPTLNESRAFDQIDNAPEERQRGITINISHVEYQTEKRHYAHVDAPGHADYIKNMITGAAQMDGAILVVAATDGPMPQTREHVLLARQVGVPYILVALNKADMVDDEELLELVELEVRELLAAQDFDEDAPVIQVSALKALEGDPKWVKSVEDLMDAVDASIPDPVRDTDKPFLMPVEDVFTITGRGTVVTGRVERGVVNVNEEVEIVGIKPTVTKTTVTGVEMFRKLLDQGQAGDNVGLLVRGVKREDVERGQVVVKPGTTTPHTEFDGSVYILSKDEGGRHTPFFNNYRPQFYFRTTDVTGVVTLPEGTEMVMPGDNTDISVKLIQPVAMDEGLRFAIREGGRTVGAGRVTKIHK